The Peribacillus sp. FSL E2-0218 genome contains a region encoding:
- a CDS encoding YrhA family protein: MPQWKDLLIEVEKIEGKYDGSLRNSVSNSEIIKMKQTIQQKLGNIIIPESYIEFLKKVNGLDFNGLVIYGVDETLLDNEVDEEVQGFIETNEFWYENDWQKQYIFMGDSDIAWFCYDLNERVYVELDKPSGTLIQFFDSFDSMLSDALEASLL; the protein is encoded by the coding sequence ATGCCTCAGTGGAAAGACTTATTGATAGAAGTAGAAAAAATTGAAGGGAAATATGATGGTTCACTTAGGAATTCAGTATCGAATTCAGAAATTATAAAAATGAAACAAACCATTCAGCAGAAACTTGGAAACATTATTATTCCTGAGTCTTATATTGAATTTCTAAAGAAAGTAAATGGATTAGACTTTAATGGATTAGTAATCTATGGGGTTGATGAAACGCTACTTGATAACGAAGTAGATGAAGAGGTTCAGGGGTTTATTGAAACAAACGAGTTTTGGTATGAAAATGATTGGCAAAAGCAATACATATTTATGGGGGATTCTGATATTGCATGGTTTTGTTATGACCTAAATGAGAGAGTATATGTAGAACTTGATAAACCCTCTGGAACTTTAATTCAGTTCTTTGATAGTTTCGATTCTATGTTGAGTGATGCACTTGAAGCAAGCCTTCTGTAA
- a CDS encoding ABC transporter substrate-binding protein, which translates to MKKRLLLGVGLAAMLTLTACGTSTKTSSEEKQEPKSQYPLTIENFTKAEGGTTWEKKDQVFDKAPERVMANTRPAAELLLHLGLGDKIVGVGANFGAPDKAVEKEYDKLKMLSDEYVGKEVTLGTDPDLVYGRGGLFDNADWGVGTVDSLNEMGVKTYVLNSSVTGGTYNSIYKDIENLGNLFNVQDKADGFIKELKAKQDSITSKLSSIKEEETFAYLHMSDPKEVYVYAAHDETFFNDSFSMVKLNNIFKDEKGEVSVERLIEADPDVLIIPDWSTADGVSADKIKAALYANEKLSSMKAIKNKQIYAVDYNYMFSYSYSTIEGMEMLAKEMHPDLFK; encoded by the coding sequence TTGAAAAAGAGATTATTACTAGGAGTCGGGTTGGCGGCGATGTTAACGCTGACAGCCTGCGGAACATCAACCAAGACTAGCTCTGAAGAGAAACAGGAACCAAAAAGCCAATACCCATTAACCATTGAAAACTTCACGAAAGCTGAAGGCGGGACAACGTGGGAGAAAAAGGATCAAGTCTTCGATAAAGCACCTGAACGAGTCATGGCTAATACAAGACCGGCAGCAGAACTGTTATTGCATCTAGGATTAGGTGACAAAATTGTCGGTGTCGGCGCAAACTTCGGAGCGCCCGATAAAGCAGTCGAAAAAGAATACGATAAACTAAAAATGCTGAGTGACGAGTATGTAGGGAAAGAAGTTACATTAGGAACGGATCCAGATCTAGTCTACGGTCGCGGCGGTTTATTCGATAACGCTGATTGGGGAGTGGGAACAGTCGATTCACTTAATGAAATGGGCGTTAAAACGTACGTGCTGAATTCATCCGTCACGGGAGGAACGTATAATTCCATCTATAAAGATATTGAAAACCTCGGTAATCTGTTTAATGTACAAGACAAGGCAGATGGTTTCATTAAAGAACTAAAGGCTAAACAAGATTCGATCACTTCCAAATTATCAAGTATTAAAGAAGAAGAAACGTTCGCTTATTTACATATGAGTGATCCGAAAGAAGTGTATGTATACGCAGCTCATGACGAAACCTTCTTTAATGACTCATTTTCAATGGTTAAGCTAAATAATATTTTCAAAGATGAAAAGGGAGAGGTTAGTGTAGAAAGGCTGATTGAAGCTGATCCGGATGTATTGATCATTCCTGATTGGAGCACCGCTGATGGAGTAAGTGCAGATAAGATTAAAGCAGCACTATATGCAAATGAAAAGCTATCCAGCATGAAAGCAATCAAAAACAAACAAATTTATGCCGTCGATTACAACTATATGTTCAGCTATAGCTACAGTACGATAGAAGGAATGGAAATGTTAGCGAAGGAAATGCATCCAGATTTGTTTAAATGA
- a CDS encoding SMI1/KNR4 family protein, whose translation MAKFDYIKNSNHKFFPLKEKDLIKAEERLGFRFPSELREFYLEVGYGFFKGNNENSISRLMDPDTIADITLREGIYEYDPDLEGIYEEADKLVFYEVNEGVYLTLDLNDTQRTSVHFFDNKIADSLESFIKKVDEDNEYFFDI comes from the coding sequence GTGGCTAAATTTGATTATATTAAAAATAGTAATCATAAGTTTTTTCCATTAAAAGAAAAAGACCTTATTAAAGCGGAGGAAAGACTCGGATTTAGATTTCCCTCTGAACTAAGGGAGTTTTACTTAGAAGTTGGTTATGGTTTTTTTAAAGGCAATAATGAGAATTCAATAAGTAGATTAATGGATCCTGATACTATTGCAGATATTACACTAAGGGAAGGTATCTATGAGTATGACCCTGACTTAGAGGGGATATATGAAGAAGCAGACAAACTTGTTTTTTATGAAGTAAACGAAGGTGTATATTTAACACTTGATCTAAATGATACTCAAAGGACCTCTGTACACTTCTTTGACAATAAAATAGCTGATTCATTAGAGAGTTTTATAAAAAAAGTTGATGAAGACAATGAATACTTTTTTGATATTTGA
- a CDS encoding T7SS effector LXG polymorphic toxin has protein sequence MSLIYESQTLLSAMQTRVEQYKTIQEQLSELKKGFQSIVTLDQELQGQGAEAIKGFYKAQIDVVDAWLRLIHRHIAFFSGIQGDATEANLHETVVTVPFLEEELDNANRNAKEMVIAQKNDLKKIFAEIDDIIQLQPFSDDAFFENIEKAETKRTQTIDKVNEIDHKWTTEYAKSEADQVALTALMEQLKLSSTRGGEVSPLYFNATAYKNSEAYKNLEVRKKETAEYLQVKQAEAENRRIKDLKAQLDRVIDPDEYLKIAKQIGYENLAPTQQQLVMQLENAKQTADIAKGIGVGLFDVGKDFVTGIYDLVTDPGQAVEGVANSILHPIQTYKYISKAISDSYERDMINGDAYSRSHWVTYALGTVVTSVVGTKGAGAVAKTGVATTKAAAVKGATKVKELASIPNLLPYNPKNQLSMAGGVPYNVVDGVGLKERLVSMARVESELNGKSKGKIDYDLAKDYIRNVETITGLKIHKSQTEQLKEALRNHKFEKMTPIETIKHRNKFNSVKDKLISEWEGKTGQKWPRYTEEVYDKNGRVARDIGQPYDAHHIIENNFGGPHEWWNIHPAKFPDEHQAGIHGKGSPSNKLFPRR, from the coding sequence ATGTCACTGATATACGAATCTCAAACACTTTTATCTGCCATGCAAACGCGTGTCGAACAATATAAAACGATACAAGAACAGCTCAGCGAATTGAAAAAAGGATTCCAGAGCATCGTTACTTTGGATCAAGAGCTGCAAGGGCAAGGCGCCGAGGCCATCAAAGGGTTTTACAAAGCGCAGATCGATGTCGTCGATGCCTGGCTGCGCCTGATCCATCGGCATATTGCCTTCTTTAGTGGCATTCAAGGCGACGCAACCGAAGCGAACCTTCATGAAACCGTGGTCACGGTCCCTTTTTTAGAAGAAGAACTGGATAACGCCAATCGCAATGCCAAGGAAATGGTCATAGCCCAGAAAAACGACCTAAAAAAAATATTCGCCGAAATTGATGACATCATTCAGTTACAGCCATTTTCCGATGATGCGTTCTTTGAAAATATCGAGAAAGCTGAAACAAAACGGACCCAAACGATAGACAAAGTAAACGAAATCGATCATAAATGGACGACTGAATATGCCAAATCCGAAGCGGACCAAGTTGCATTAACGGCACTAATGGAACAACTGAAACTATCCAGCACAAGAGGAGGAGAAGTATCTCCGCTCTACTTTAACGCAACAGCCTACAAAAATAGCGAAGCCTATAAAAACCTGGAAGTAAGGAAAAAAGAAACCGCGGAATATCTCCAGGTGAAACAAGCGGAAGCGGAGAATCGCCGAATCAAAGACCTGAAGGCCCAGCTCGATCGTGTCATAGATCCAGACGAGTACCTCAAAATCGCCAAGCAAATCGGCTACGAAAACCTAGCACCCACCCAGCAACAGCTGGTCATGCAGCTAGAAAACGCCAAACAAACCGCAGACATCGCCAAAGGAATCGGCGTTGGCCTGTTCGATGTAGGAAAAGACTTCGTCACAGGCATTTATGACCTCGTCACAGACCCAGGGCAAGCGGTTGAAGGCGTAGCAAACTCAATACTGCACCCAATTCAAACCTATAAATATATCTCCAAAGCCATATCAGATTCATACGAACGAGATATGATAAATGGCGACGCCTACTCCCGCTCCCACTGGGTAACCTATGCCCTTGGAACAGTTGTCACATCAGTGGTGGGGACAAAAGGAGCGGGTGCTGTAGCGAAAACTGGGGTAGCCACAACCAAAGCCGCTGCAGTAAAAGGCGCAACGAAAGTAAAAGAACTAGCCTCGATTCCTAATTTGTTGCCTTATAATCCGAAAAACCAGCTGTCGATGGCAGGTGGAGTACCTTATAATGTGGTTGATGGGGTTGGGTTGAAGGAACGGTTGGTTTCGATGGCTAGGGTGGAGTCTGAACTAAATGGTAAGAGTAAGGGTAAAATTGATTATGATTTAGCTAAAGATTATATTAGAAATGTCGAGACAATAACAGGATTAAAGATTCATAAATCTCAAACGGAACAATTAAAGGAAGCCCTAAGAAATCATAAATTTGAAAAAATGACACCGATTGAGACTATTAAACATAGAAACAAGTTTAACAGTGTAAAAGACAAACTAATAAGTGAATGGGAAGGAAAAACAGGACAAAAATGGCCCCGTTATACTGAAGAAGTTTATGATAAGAACGGTAGAGTCGCAAGAGATATCGGGCAACCTTATGATGCGCATCATATTATAGAAAATAATTTTGGTGGTCCACATGAATGGTGGAATATACATCCTGCCAAATTTCCTGATGAACATCAGGCAGGCATTCATGGTAAAGGATCTCCATCAAATAAATTGTTTCCAAGGAGGTAA
- a CDS encoding ABC transporter ATP-binding protein, whose translation MLKDFFAYYKPYKWLFIIDFSCAILAALLELAFPLAFNKVIDDLLPTGNWTFIIWACIGLLGIYVVTAFLHYVVTYWGHMLGINIETDMRRKLFNHVQKLSNRFFDNTKTGHLVSRMTNDLMDIGEIAHHGPEDLFIAVMTLFGAFGLMLSINWKLALLTFIIIPFLISLSIYFSKKMSHAFNQMFADIADFNARVENNVSGIRVVKAFTNETHEMEKFAVNNGRFRKTKLVAYKVMAWNFSISHMLMKIISLFVLGCGTWFVIYGQMTFGEFIAFVLLSNVFLTPINQINSVIETYPKGIAGFRRYLELLNTAPDELDAPDAIDVKHVKGDITYKNVTFGYEGKGNVLSHITFSVNNGETIALVGPSGAGKTTICSLLPRFYDIDSGEIEIDGINIKSMTMESLRHHIGIVQQDVFLFDGTIRDNLTYGKLDATDEEIWDTVRRAQLEEIIHNMPDGLDTLIGERGVKLSGGQKQRVSIARMFLKNPPILILDEATSALDSETEAAIQKALNELSKGRTTLVIAHRLATIKNADRILVITEEGITEQGTHHELIEVGGKYSKLHQAQFQWV comes from the coding sequence ATGTTAAAAGACTTTTTTGCTTACTATAAGCCGTATAAATGGTTATTCATCATTGATTTTTCTTGTGCGATTTTGGCCGCCTTACTGGAGCTCGCCTTTCCCTTGGCCTTCAATAAGGTGATCGATGATTTATTGCCTACAGGTAACTGGACCTTTATCATCTGGGCGTGCATTGGTTTATTGGGCATTTATGTAGTGACGGCCTTCCTGCATTATGTCGTTACATACTGGGGGCATATGCTCGGAATCAATATCGAGACGGATATGCGCAGAAAGCTATTCAACCATGTTCAGAAATTGTCCAATCGCTTTTTTGATAATACGAAGACAGGCCACCTCGTTTCACGGATGACCAATGATTTAATGGACATAGGGGAAATTGCCCATCATGGACCTGAGGACTTGTTCATTGCCGTGATGACACTGTTTGGCGCCTTTGGTTTAATGCTCTCCATCAATTGGAAACTCGCTTTATTAACATTCATCATCATTCCATTCTTAATTAGCCTATCCATTTACTTTAGTAAAAAAATGTCACATGCCTTCAATCAAATGTTTGCGGATATTGCAGATTTCAATGCAAGAGTCGAAAACAATGTTAGCGGCATTCGTGTCGTCAAGGCATTTACGAATGAAACACACGAAATGGAAAAATTCGCAGTGAACAATGGCCGTTTTCGTAAAACAAAGCTTGTTGCCTATAAGGTCATGGCCTGGAATTTCTCTATTAGTCATATGCTGATGAAGATCATTTCATTGTTTGTCCTAGGGTGCGGAACTTGGTTCGTCATTTATGGACAAATGACGTTTGGTGAATTCATCGCATTCGTGCTGCTTTCCAATGTATTCCTGACACCGATTAACCAAATCAACTCCGTGATCGAAACCTATCCAAAGGGAATCGCAGGCTTCCGCCGTTATTTGGAATTGCTGAACACGGCACCAGATGAGCTCGATGCACCGGATGCCATCGATGTGAAGCATGTAAAAGGAGACATCACATACAAAAATGTCACATTCGGTTACGAGGGAAAAGGAAACGTCCTCAGCCATATCACTTTCAGCGTAAACAACGGCGAAACCATCGCCCTTGTCGGCCCGTCCGGAGCTGGAAAAACGACGATTTGCAGCTTGCTTCCGCGATTTTATGATATAGATTCAGGCGAGATCGAAATCGATGGCATCAACATCAAAAGCATGACCATGGAATCCCTGCGTCATCATATCGGAATCGTCCAACAAGATGTCTTTCTATTTGATGGAACGATCAGGGACAACCTTACCTATGGAAAACTGGATGCAACCGACGAGGAAATCTGGGATACAGTAAGACGCGCCCAGCTAGAAGAGATCATTCACAATATGCCTGATGGCTTGGACACATTGATCGGGGAACGCGGCGTCAAACTATCAGGAGGTCAAAAACAAAGGGTCTCCATCGCCCGCATGTTCTTGAAAAACCCGCCGATCCTCATCCTTGATGAAGCCACATCTGCTCTGGATTCCGAAACGGAAGCAGCGATCCAAAAAGCCTTGAACGAACTATCCAAAGGGAGAACCACACTCGTGATTGCCCATCGACTGGCGACGATCAAAAATGCCGATCGAATCCTCGTCATCACCGAAGAGGGAATAACCGAACAAGGAACTCATCATGAGCTGATTGAAGTCGGCGGAAAGTACAGCAAGCTTCATCAAGCACAGTTTCAATGGGTGTAA
- a CDS encoding AAA family ATPase → MLLKDISIQNYRKFKNESFSMADEVTLLAGANNSGKTSMINLIGSVLQNGKTAFLISDIPVKLSKEWVDKVYETFYSCFEENQDIVPTVEKITNKLFDMDSPTPSKELLIPVTSIRIKIDYNEKDDIRNFADFIMDLNPDNRSVYFEYSFEPTIISFGQALEDNFKKLKNRYTKTKSSDDTTMKIEQFKEMILSTYEASILEKCYFCDSDFTDTNKVEIEVTTFRKLFNYKYINAGRSLDDQNNGNYRSLSKNMVELAKHNEKLGPLLEDLPDQILSPIRDAQIIDTVRDASIKGLSEAVKTIAKANGGNTASMILDIDINEDTITSLLNQITNTKYNYEGYYLNEASQGLGYSNMIYILLQLESYKRKINPLLVNLFVIEEPESHMHPQMQRIFGKYLKEYYLEKKIQGLISTHSGEMVRLTEMKNLRVSRPKNQLESKIYDFSSFKDSLSGDTTLDNFYDWFYEIGFSDIVFADRVILYEGDTERLLIRKLLTLNKYNELNQKYIAYVQVGGAYAHKYSKVIEFLKIKTLILTDLDYKKSAATEQAVKDSKTTNATINSYYCKSKKEKENPTVRKLYDWKENKENELFEGLALVSFQGKPEKYARTLEEAMLSIYYGFDALEKKDRNVWIELRKKDKLKFTIPNPVKSKEGNSETDILDDSEYDNVIDDLEFDNVIDDSEIDTPIENNAKTDEKYNIRDIVRHTGNSKTDFMYSVILNGLIEKMLPNYIEEGLNWLQK, encoded by the coding sequence TTGCTTTTAAAAGATATAAGTATACAAAATTATAGGAAGTTTAAAAATGAATCATTTTCAATGGCTGACGAAGTTACTTTGCTTGCGGGTGCTAATAATAGTGGTAAAACCTCTATGATTAATTTAATTGGTTCGGTATTGCAGAATGGTAAAACGGCATTTCTTATTTCGGACATACCAGTTAAGCTTTCTAAGGAATGGGTTGATAAAGTATATGAAACATTTTACAGCTGCTTTGAAGAGAACCAAGATATAGTGCCAACAGTGGAAAAAATCACGAACAAACTATTTGATATGGATTCTCCTACTCCTAGCAAGGAGTTACTAATACCTGTGACATCAATACGGATTAAAATCGATTATAACGAAAAAGACGATATTAGAAATTTTGCCGATTTTATTATGGATTTAAATCCTGATAATAGAAGTGTTTATTTTGAGTATTCATTTGAGCCAACTATAATTTCCTTTGGACAAGCTTTAGAAGATAATTTCAAAAAATTGAAAAATAGATACACTAAGACTAAGTCTTCAGATGATACAACAATGAAGATTGAGCAATTTAAAGAGATGATATTGTCTACATATGAAGCAAGTATCCTTGAGAAATGTTATTTTTGCGACAGCGACTTTACAGATACAAATAAAGTAGAAATTGAAGTTACTACATTTAGGAAGCTCTTTAATTATAAATATATTAATGCGGGTAGATCTCTCGATGACCAAAACAATGGTAACTACAGAAGTTTAAGTAAAAATATGGTGGAGCTTGCTAAGCATAATGAAAAATTAGGTCCTTTATTAGAAGATTTGCCTGATCAAATACTTAGTCCCATACGAGATGCGCAAATTATAGATACTGTCAGGGATGCTTCTATTAAAGGTCTTAGCGAGGCAGTGAAAACTATTGCTAAAGCAAATGGTGGGAATACAGCTAGTATGATCCTTGATATAGATATCAATGAGGATACGATAACATCCCTTCTTAATCAAATAACCAACACGAAATATAATTATGAAGGATATTATCTTAACGAAGCTTCCCAAGGGCTTGGGTATAGCAATATGATATATATACTTTTACAACTAGAATCATATAAACGTAAAATTAATCCCTTATTAGTAAACCTATTCGTGATAGAGGAACCTGAATCGCATATGCATCCCCAAATGCAAAGGATTTTCGGGAAATATTTAAAAGAATATTATCTTGAGAAAAAGATTCAGGGGTTAATAAGCACTCATTCTGGAGAAATGGTACGCCTCACCGAAATGAAAAATCTAAGAGTTTCACGACCAAAAAATCAGTTGGAAAGTAAAATTTATGATTTCTCTTCTTTTAAAGATAGTTTAAGTGGCGATACCACTCTTGATAATTTTTATGATTGGTTTTATGAAATTGGATTTTCTGATATTGTTTTTGCGGATAGAGTCATTCTTTACGAGGGCGATACGGAACGATTGCTCATAAGGAAGTTATTAACCTTAAATAAGTATAATGAACTTAATCAAAAATATATAGCGTATGTTCAGGTTGGCGGTGCTTACGCACACAAATACAGTAAGGTAATTGAATTTTTGAAAATAAAAACACTTATTTTAACTGATTTAGATTACAAAAAAAGTGCAGCTACTGAACAAGCTGTAAAAGATTCTAAAACTACAAATGCAACGATTAACAGCTACTACTGTAAGTCAAAAAAAGAAAAGGAAAATCCAACAGTCCGAAAGCTATATGACTGGAAAGAAAATAAAGAAAATGAATTGTTCGAAGGATTAGCTCTAGTTAGCTTTCAAGGCAAACCAGAAAAGTATGCGCGTACTTTAGAGGAGGCTATGCTTTCTATATATTATGGTTTTGATGCTCTAGAGAAAAAAGATAGAAATGTTTGGATTGAACTCAGAAAGAAAGATAAATTAAAATTTACTATTCCAAATCCTGTTAAATCAAAAGAAGGTAATTCAGAGACTGATATCCTAGATGATTCAGAGTATGATAATGTAATTGATGATCTGGAGTTTGATAATGTAATTGATGATTCAGAGATCGATACACCAATTGAAAATAATGCTAAAACTGATGAAAAATATAACATTAGAGATATTGTAAGACATACCGGAAATTCAAAGACTGATTTTATGTATTCAGTTATTCTAAATGGTTTGATTGAAAAAATGCTTCCTAACTATATAGAGGAGGGATTAAATTGGCTTCAGAAATAA
- a CDS encoding MFS transporter, with the protein MHTTELTKRHWLLILTLTLLTFVLGTSEFIIVGILTDISSSLHITNAKAGTLVSAFALTFAIATPLVMSATSHFPKRKWMLFLIGSFIVLNALCVFSSSYTMLLALRMLTAIVTGVLISLAMTVASETMPIAKRGLAISFVFGGFTLANVIGVPIGTVIADWYNWNASFLLTTFLGAIAFLAAFFVLPVMHSTVRSSMREQFALLTHPRILMAFFIPSLGFGATYAVYTYLVPILKGMEAPSSSISLILFGYGFISIFSNILAGKIASHNAIGRLRFVFLVQAVVLIGLYWTTNSLIIGLINIGLMSLMAILLTTSTQLYLIDLAGIYQPKATGLAASLMPVASNVGIAFGSALGGVVYHQGSLLNVTWVGGLVAICASLLTFLSYRLDQKQQKKAA; encoded by the coding sequence ATGCACACCACAGAATTAACGAAGCGACATTGGTTGCTCATCTTAACACTCACTTTATTAACCTTCGTTCTCGGGACAAGCGAGTTTATTATTGTCGGGATTTTAACCGATATTTCCTCGAGTCTCCATATCACGAATGCCAAAGCAGGTACACTCGTTTCTGCGTTTGCGCTTACGTTTGCCATTGCTACACCACTCGTGATGTCGGCAACAAGTCATTTTCCAAAGCGTAAATGGATGTTGTTTCTGATCGGTTCGTTCATCGTCCTGAATGCTTTGTGCGTGTTTTCGTCGAGCTACACCATGCTCCTTGCCCTTCGGATGCTGACGGCGATCGTAACAGGCGTGTTGATTTCGCTTGCGATGACTGTTGCCAGTGAAACCATGCCGATTGCTAAACGCGGACTGGCGATATCATTCGTTTTTGGCGGTTTTACGCTCGCAAACGTGATTGGGGTACCGATAGGCACGGTCATTGCTGATTGGTACAATTGGAATGCCTCCTTCCTGTTAACGACTTTTCTCGGAGCTATTGCGTTTTTGGCAGCTTTTTTCGTATTGCCTGTTATGCACAGTACCGTTCGCAGTTCAATGCGTGAGCAATTTGCTTTGCTGACACATCCGCGAATCTTGATGGCTTTTTTCATTCCATCTCTTGGTTTTGGCGCGACGTATGCCGTTTATACGTATCTTGTTCCGATCCTGAAAGGAATGGAAGCACCAAGCAGTTCAATCAGTTTGATACTGTTCGGCTACGGATTCATTTCCATTTTCAGCAACATACTCGCAGGGAAAATTGCCAGCCACAATGCAATCGGACGCCTCCGGTTCGTGTTCCTCGTGCAGGCAGTCGTTCTGATTGGTTTATATTGGACCACAAATAGTTTGATCATTGGGTTGATTAATATTGGGTTGATGTCATTGATGGCCATCCTTTTAACAACCTCCACCCAGCTTTATTTGATAGACCTTGCCGGCATTTATCAGCCAAAAGCTACGGGGCTGGCCGCTTCCCTGATGCCAGTCGCAAGCAATGTCGGTATCGCCTTTGGTTCCGCACTCGGCGGAGTCGTATATCATCAGGGAAGTTTACTGAATGTGACATGGGTCGGTGGGCTCGTTGCCATTTGTGCAAGTCTGCTAACGTTCCTAAGTTATCGCTTGGACCAAAAACAACAAAAGAAGGCAGCGTAG
- a CDS encoding ATP-dependent helicase, with translation MASEIMDNIFLVNAPAGSGKTTKIKSMIVNHKLESPDNNILCITYTKRAAEELKKGLNLEGIHISTIHSFLHQFLKIYFRKSELKELYLELFGDLIRDNIVNIEQKENIDARNQRYIDKYGSLSFDVVKANIGAIYYNESSNDYLYKGGLSHDSLILFSEKLFEKFPKIKKRLTQKYQRIFIDEYQDSSSSVLRMFYNAVIDTTSSLYFLGDKMQQIYTNYDGSFEDELKTLNTSIKLDINYRSIPDIVSLLNNIYNDKENEQNPSPKNNVLKPDHPPRVILSNNIQARLESEHSIYPDALLLFLLNQQRFDSIGAGELYRQTKRMDKYSHGKQITAVDVLSDNTNENSDPLFKLLFVVDKVLCNYKNSNLGIIIKYIKMNRKIFDINKCTITSHEDIVSLNMILNQISDAFQKESSINDFLLTLSNISIFKTNYLDSIDEEYTRVLSVELKEFKALSNYLSDPKVSTQHGVKGESHNSVYFIAEDSLSKPIVHMHNFFKLWTNTELTLDSLESYYYDYNKWIEDTVSHLGCKPSDLKKDSHSTNAMYLKSRVEELCKHFKENPIFKSLCEEPYNEYLIKPNVTNIRKCFKGSTVYGVLSAFRLFYVGCSRARSNLTILIDKSKVEEFYENIIAKLKRTGFSVEVESNAKMYVIDSLKPTKAIQKIPIV, from the coding sequence TTGGCTTCAGAAATAATGGATAATATCTTTCTCGTTAATGCGCCTGCAGGCAGTGGGAAAACTACGAAAATTAAATCTATGATCGTAAATCATAAATTAGAATCTCCGGATAATAACATACTTTGTATTACTTATACAAAAAGAGCTGCTGAAGAGTTAAAAAAAGGTCTAAATTTAGAGGGTATTCATATAAGTACAATTCATTCATTTCTCCACCAATTCTTAAAAATATATTTTCGTAAGAGTGAATTAAAAGAATTGTACTTAGAATTGTTCGGTGATCTTATTAGGGATAATATTGTAAATATAGAACAGAAAGAAAATATAGATGCTAGAAACCAGAGGTATATTGATAAATATGGGAGTTTATCTTTTGATGTAGTAAAAGCAAATATAGGTGCCATTTATTATAATGAGTCTTCTAACGATTATTTATACAAAGGAGGTTTATCTCATGATAGTTTAATATTGTTTTCAGAAAAGCTTTTTGAAAAGTTTCCAAAGATTAAGAAAAGGTTAACACAAAAGTATCAAAGGATTTTTATAGATGAGTACCAAGACTCATCTTCAAGTGTACTAAGAATGTTTTATAATGCAGTTATTGATACTACTTCAAGCCTTTATTTTCTTGGTGATAAGATGCAACAAATATATACGAATTATGATGGCTCGTTTGAAGATGAATTAAAAACCCTGAATACAAGTATAAAACTCGATATTAATTATCGATCAATACCGGATATCGTTTCTCTTCTGAATAATATCTATAATGACAAAGAAAATGAACAAAATCCATCTCCCAAAAATAATGTGCTAAAACCTGACCATCCCCCGAGAGTAATATTATCTAATAATATTCAAGCTAGATTAGAGTCAGAACATTCAATTTATCCGGATGCTTTGTTACTATTTTTATTAAACCAACAAAGATTCGATTCAATAGGGGCGGGAGAATTATATAGACAAACTAAAAGAATGGATAAATATTCACACGGAAAACAAATCACTGCTGTTGACGTCTTATCCGATAATACTAACGAAAATTCAGATCCTCTTTTCAAGTTGCTTTTTGTAGTGGATAAAGTTCTGTGTAATTATAAGAATTCTAATTTGGGGATTATAATTAAATATATCAAAATGAATCGTAAAATATTTGATATAAATAAGTGCACAATAACTAGTCATGAGGATATAGTTAGCTTAAACATGATATTGAATCAAATATCTGATGCCTTTCAAAAAGAAAGCTCAATAAACGATTTTTTGTTAACTCTAAGCAACATAAGCATTTTCAAAACTAATTATTTAGATAGTATAGATGAAGAATATACAAGAGTATTATCAGTTGAATTAAAGGAATTTAAGGCATTATCGAATTATTTGAGTGACCCAAAAGTATCAACACAGCATGGTGTAAAAGGAGAAAGCCATAATTCTGTATATTTTATAGCTGAAGATTCTCTTTCAAAACCTATAGTTCATATGCATAATTTTTTCAAACTATGGACTAATACGGAATTAACTTTAGATTCGTTAGAGTCCTATTATTACGATTATAATAAATGGATTGAAGATACAGTTAGTCATTTAGGTTGTAAACCTTCAGATTTAAAGAAAGATTCCCATAGTACTAATGCAATGTATCTAAAAAGTAGGGTTGAGGAATTATGCAAACATTTTAAAGAGAATCCTATTTTTAAAAGTTTATGTGAAGAGCCTTATAATGAATACCTTATTAAACCTAATGTTACAAACATTAGAAAATGTTTCAAGGGTAGTACAGTATATGGTGTTCTGTCTGCGTTTAGACTTTTTTATGTGGGGTGTTCAAGAGCAAGAAGCAATTTGACTATTTTGATTGATAAGTCTAAGGTTGAAGAATTTTATGAAAATATAATTGCTAAGTTAAAGAGAACTGGTTTTAGTGTTGAAGTTGAAAGTAATGCTAAGATGTATGTAATAGATTCGCTTAAGCCGACCAAGGCTATTCAAAAAATCCCAATCGTATGA